In one Butyrivibrio proteoclasticus B316 genomic region, the following are encoded:
- a CDS encoding endo-1,4-beta-xylanase encodes MKRKCLLAGILAATLLVGCGAPNTANAQSGGSDITSAESSENSGMAEASAEGGSLSEAVSDASEEASAEALAEAVYDQALKDLCSDYFTLGVGINGSDLFNQCLNIPEYMELSKKHFNSVTMSNLMKSCYILDQFGSQENLKNGNNEPALSFDSIDPTLKWCQENGMKMRGHTLVWHTQAPEWFFREGYTDDGAYVDKKTMLARMESYIKQLMTHVQDEYPGVIYCWDVVNEAVDPESADPDSYFKCRTKCGDAPNPWFETIGQDYVEMAFTYARKYSADDVLLFYNDYNTYQAPKTEGIYNLCSHLKEKGLIDGIGMQGYWGITYPSIDEIKRAMTKFSELDVQIHVTELSIGVDEETDAQFEKQANAYAKVFQMFHDMDTEAGGPANITNVTVFGLVDHYREGDQTNTRLFDKNYEPKPAFKKVYEVMENYK; translated from the coding sequence ATGAAAAGAAAATGTTTATTAGCCGGTATTTTGGCTGCCACTCTTTTAGTTGGATGCGGCGCGCCAAATACGGCAAACGCTCAAAGCGGGGGTTCTGATATCACTTCTGCAGAGAGTAGTGAAAATTCCGGGATGGCTGAGGCTTCAGCTGAAGGGGGCAGTTTAAGTGAAGCAGTATCAGATGCTTCAGAAGAAGCTTCTGCCGAGGCTCTTGCAGAAGCTGTTTACGATCAGGCATTAAAAGATTTATGTTCTGATTACTTTACTCTGGGTGTAGGAATTAACGGAAGTGATCTGTTTAATCAGTGTCTCAACATTCCTGAGTATATGGAACTTTCCAAAAAGCACTTTAACAGCGTTACTATGTCAAATCTTATGAAGAGCTGCTATATTCTGGATCAGTTCGGCTCTCAGGAAAATCTCAAGAATGGCAACAATGAGCCTGCTCTTTCTTTTGACTCCATTGACCCAACCCTTAAATGGTGTCAGGAAAACGGCATGAAGATGCGTGGCCACACTCTCGTATGGCACACACAGGCTCCTGAGTGGTTCTTCCGCGAGGGATACACAGATGACGGAGCTTATGTAGATAAAAAGACTATGCTTGCCAGAATGGAAAGCTATATCAAACAGCTCATGACTCATGTTCAGGACGAATATCCCGGAGTTATCTATTGCTGGGATGTAGTTAACGAAGCAGTTGATCCTGAAAGTGCTGATCCTGACAGCTACTTTAAATGCAGAACCAAATGCGGAGATGCTCCAAATCCATGGTTTGAAACAATTGGACAGGACTATGTAGAAATGGCATTTACTTATGCCAGAAAATACAGTGCTGATGATGTTCTTCTCTTCTACAACGATTACAACACCTATCAGGCTCCCAAGACTGAAGGCATCTACAATCTGTGCAGCCATCTTAAAGAAAAAGGTCTTATCGATGGCATCGGAATGCAGGGCTATTGGGGAATTACATATCCATCAATCGATGAGATAAAAAGAGCTATGACCAAATTTTCAGAGCTTGATGTTCAGATCCATGTAACAGAGCTTTCTATCGGCGTCGATGAAGAAACTGATGCTCAGTTCGAGAAACAGGCAAATGCCTATGCCAAAGTCTTCCAGATGTTCCATGATATGGATACTGAGGCAGGCGGACCGGCAAATATCACAAATGTTACAGTATTTGGTCTTGTAGATCACTACCGCGAAGGCGACCAGACCAACACTCGTCTCTTTGATAAAAACTACGAACCAAAGCCAGCATTTAAAAAGGTTTACGAAGTAATGGAAAACTATAAGTAA
- a CDS encoding DUF1667 domain-containing protein, with amino-acid sequence MEKRELTCIGCPMGCQLTVSMENGEVTEVTGNTCPKGDIYARKEVVNPTRIVTSTVKITGGDKERVSCKTASDIPKSKIFDVMKDIDAARVIAPAHIGDVLIRDVAGTGVDVIATRNVEVV; translated from the coding sequence ATGGAGAAGAGAGAACTCACATGTATAGGCTGCCCCATGGGATGCCAGCTTACTGTCAGTATGGAAAATGGCGAAGTGACAGAAGTTACAGGAAATACATGCCCCAAGGGTGATATATATGCCAGAAAAGAAGTAGTTAATCCTACACGTATTGTTACTAGTACGGTTAAGATCACAGGCGGTGACAAGGAGAGAGTGTCGTGCAAGACTGCTAGTGATATTCCAAAGAGTAAGATCTTTGATGTCATGAAAGACATTGATGCTGCCAGAGTTATAGCTCCTGCGCATATAGGTGATGTGCTGATCAGGGATGTAGCCGGAACAGGCGTAGATGTTATAGCAACAAGAAATGTAGAAGTAGTATAA
- a CDS encoding NAD(P)/FAD-dependent oxidoreductase: MKTYDIVIVGGGPAGLAAAVAAKEAGNDSILILERDHELGGILNQCIHNGFGLHTFKEELTGPEYAYRFIKQVLDLGIEYKLNTMVMDIAEDKTVTAMNREDGMFQIPAKAVILAMGCRERPRGALNIPGYRPAGIFSAGTAQRLVNIEGYMPGREVVILGSGDIGLIMARRMTLEGAKVKVVAELMPYSGGLKRNIVQCLDDYGIPLKLSHTVVDIEGKEHVTAVTIAEVGPDRKPIPGTEERYTCDTLLLSCGLIPENELSRAAGVEMSPITSGPVVNESLETNIPGVFACGNVLHVHDLVDYVSEEAKRAGQNAVKYINDGCKDDKGASVIEVTATQGARYTVPSSINVDRMDDLLTVRFRVGDVYKNSFVSVYFDDERVMHNQKRILAPGEMEQIILRKSQLQEHKEIKKITIKIEQE, encoded by the coding sequence ATGAAGACATACGATATAGTTATAGTTGGTGGTGGTCCTGCAGGCCTTGCGGCAGCAGTTGCCGCAAAGGAAGCTGGAAATGACAGCATCCTTATCCTTGAAAGAGACCATGAACTTGGAGGTATTCTTAATCAGTGCATTCACAATGGTTTCGGCCTTCACACCTTCAAAGAAGAGCTCACAGGTCCTGAGTATGCTTACAGATTTATCAAGCAGGTTCTGGACCTTGGTATCGAATACAAGCTTAATACAATGGTTATGGACATTGCAGAAGATAAGACTGTGACAGCCATGAACAGAGAAGATGGTATGTTCCAGATTCCTGCCAAGGCTGTTATCCTTGCAATGGGATGCAGAGAGAGACCTCGTGGAGCCCTGAACATTCCTGGCTACAGACCGGCAGGTATCTTCTCAGCTGGTACAGCTCAGAGACTTGTAAATATCGAAGGCTACATGCCAGGTAGAGAAGTAGTTATCCTTGGATCCGGTGATATCGGACTTATCATGGCACGCAGAATGACACTTGAGGGAGCTAAGGTCAAGGTTGTGGCAGAGCTCATGCCTTACTCAGGCGGTCTTAAGAGAAACATCGTTCAGTGTCTTGATGACTACGGAATTCCTCTTAAGCTCTCACATACAGTAGTTGATATTGAGGGAAAAGAGCATGTGACAGCTGTTACTATCGCTGAGGTTGGCCCAGACAGAAAGCCTATCCCCGGAACAGAAGAAAGATATACTTGTGATACACTTCTTCTTTCCTGCGGACTTATTCCTGAGAATGAACTTTCAAGGGCAGCAGGAGTTGAGATGAGTCCTATAACTTCAGGCCCTGTAGTTAACGAGTCCCTTGAAACTAATATTCCCGGAGTATTTGCCTGTGGTAATGTCCTTCACGTTCATGATCTTGTTGACTATGTTTCTGAGGAAGCAAAGAGAGCAGGCCAGAATGCTGTTAAATACATAAATGATGGCTGCAAGGATGATAAGGGAGCTTCAGTCATAGAAGTTACTGCGACACAGGGCGCCAGATACACGGTTCCAAGTTCTATAAACGTAGATAGAATGGACGATCTTCTGACAGTCAGGTTCCGTGTCGGTGATGTTTACAAGAATTCTTTTGTCAGCGTCTATTTCGATGATGAAAGAGTAATGCATAATCAGAAGAGAATCCTTGCTCCCGGTGAGATGGAACAGATCATTCTGAGAAAGAGCCAGTTGCAGGAGCATAAGGAAATTAAGAAGATTACCATCAAAATTGAACAGGAATGA
- a CDS encoding NAD(P)/FAD-dependent oxidoreductase, with the protein MFDVIVIGAGVSGCAIARQLSRYKASVCVLEKCEDVCEGTSKANSAIVHAGFDADEGSLMAKLNVRGNEMMDDLARDLDIPFKRNGSMVVCIHKEELDGLKTLYDRGVKNGVKGLKILSREEALEMEPNLSENVEGALFAPTGGIICPFELTIAMAENANVNGVDFRFNTRVEDIRKGEDGFWHLRTNNGEYVSKYVVNAAGVYADKIHNMVSADKMHIIERRGDYCLLDKQVGGYVSHTIFPQPTKYGKGVLVTPTVHGNLLVGPTAIDIENKEGTATTAEGIDALTAKASENVRNLPMRNVITSFAGLRAHLEKHEFVIEEVKDAPCFIDVAGIESPGLSASPAIGEMVGNMLRDKMNLTEKDNWIGTRKGITRTEGLSVEEMNALIKENPAYGTIVCRCESITEGEILDAIHRPLGARSLDGVKRRTRAGMGRCQAGFCSPRTMEILNRELGLSYEEITKSGGKSNIVIERTKGEV; encoded by the coding sequence ATGTTTGACGTAATTGTAATTGGTGCCGGCGTTTCCGGATGTGCGATTGCAAGACAGCTTTCACGTTATAAGGCCAGCGTATGTGTTCTTGAAAAGTGTGAAGATGTATGCGAAGGAACATCAAAGGCAAATTCAGCCATTGTTCATGCGGGCTTTGATGCTGATGAAGGCTCGCTTATGGCTAAACTTAATGTTCGCGGAAATGAGATGATGGATGATCTGGCAAGAGATCTTGATATCCCGTTTAAGAGAAACGGATCGATGGTTGTCTGCATCCACAAGGAAGAACTTGATGGCCTTAAGACTTTATATGACAGAGGAGTTAAAAATGGTGTTAAGGGTCTTAAGATCTTGAGCAGAGAAGAGGCGCTTGAGATGGAGCCAAATCTTTCCGAGAATGTTGAAGGAGCTCTTTTTGCTCCTACAGGCGGAATCATCTGCCCATTTGAGCTGACTATCGCTATGGCAGAAAATGCCAATGTCAACGGAGTGGATTTCAGATTTAACACAAGAGTTGAAGATATCAGGAAAGGCGAGGATGGCTTCTGGCACCTTAGGACCAATAATGGAGAATATGTGTCTAAATATGTCGTAAACGCAGCCGGTGTGTATGCTGACAAGATCCACAACATGGTAAGTGCAGACAAGATGCATATTATAGAAAGACGTGGAGACTATTGCCTCCTTGATAAGCAGGTTGGAGGATATGTGTCACACACTATTTTCCCTCAGCCGACTAAATATGGTAAGGGAGTACTTGTTACGCCTACTGTACACGGAAATCTTCTCGTTGGACCTACAGCAATTGATATAGAGAATAAAGAGGGAACAGCTACAACTGCAGAAGGAATCGATGCTCTTACAGCCAAGGCATCAGAGAACGTGAGAAATCTTCCTATGCGAAACGTCATTACCTCTTTTGCAGGATTACGTGCACATCTTGAAAAACATGAGTTTGTAATTGAGGAAGTTAAGGATGCACCTTGCTTTATAGATGTTGCGGGAATTGAATCACCCGGCCTTTCTGCATCACCTGCTATCGGTGAGATGGTTGGCAATATGCTCCGTGACAAGATGAACCTTACAGAAAAAGATAACTGGATAGGGACCAGAAAGGGTATCACCAGAACAGAGGGACTATCAGTTGAAGAGATGAATGCTCTTATCAAAGAAAATCCTGCATATGGAACTATCGTCTGTAGATGTGAATCAATCACAGAAGGCGAAATTCTGGATGCCATTCATAGACCTTTGGGGGCAAGGTCGCTTGATGGAGTCAAGCGAAGAACCAGAGCCGGAATGGGCAGATGTCAGGCAGGCTTCTGCTCACCAAGGACAATGGAGATATTAAACAGAGAGCTTGGGCTTTCTTATGAGGAAATAACAAAGAGTGGCGGTAAGTCAAATATCGTCATCGAGAGAACTAAAGGGGAGGTATAA
- the glpK gene encoding glycerol kinase GlpK, with translation MAKYVMALDSGTTSNRCILFNEKGEMLSIAQKEFTQIFPQPGWVEHDASEIWQTQLSVAREAMAKVDAKSEDIAAIGITNQRETVIMWDRKTGQPISHAIVWQCRRTSDFAEKMKKETPGIVELFQQKTGLKFDPYFSGTKIRWILDNVEGAREKAENGELCFGTVDSWLIYKLTKGKVHVTDYSNASRTLLFNINTLEWDKELCDLLDIPMSILPEVKPSSGVYGETDPEFFGGPIKIAGAAGDQQAALFGQTCFNEGDAKNTYGTGCFMLMNTGDKPIYSKNDLLTTIAWGIEGKVTYALEGSVYVAGAAIQWLRDELRVIDSAPDSEYFATRVNDTNGCYVVPAFTGLGAPYWDPYARGAIVGLTRGVNKYHIIRATLESLAFQTYDVLHAMELDTGKKITSLRVDGGASKNNFLMQFQSDIINTNVIRPSCVETTALGAAYLAGYAVGFWKDRDDVCSNWSIEKTFASQMSSEEREKELKGWQQAVASTRGWAKEV, from the coding sequence ATGGCGAAATATGTAATGGCACTGGATTCAGGCACAACAAGCAACAGGTGCATACTTTTTAACGAAAAGGGAGAGATGCTCAGTATCGCCCAGAAGGAGTTCACACAGATATTTCCTCAGCCGGGATGGGTTGAGCATGATGCAAGCGAAATCTGGCAGACTCAGCTGTCTGTAGCCCGCGAGGCTATGGCCAAAGTTGATGCAAAGAGTGAAGACATTGCGGCTATTGGAATTACCAATCAGCGTGAAACAGTTATTATGTGGGACAGAAAGACAGGTCAGCCGATTTCACATGCAATCGTATGGCAGTGCCGCAGAACTTCTGATTTTGCAGAGAAGATGAAAAAAGAGACTCCCGGAATTGTGGAGCTTTTCCAGCAAAAAACAGGCCTTAAATTTGATCCTTATTTCTCCGGAACCAAGATCAGATGGATACTTGATAATGTAGAGGGAGCCAGAGAAAAGGCAGAAAATGGAGAGCTGTGCTTTGGAACTGTTGATTCATGGCTTATTTACAAGCTGACTAAGGGAAAGGTTCATGTTACTGATTATTCCAATGCTTCGAGAACTCTTTTGTTCAATATCAATACCCTTGAGTGGGATAAGGAATTGTGTGACCTATTGGATATCCCAATGAGTATTCTTCCTGAAGTTAAGCCTTCAAGCGGTGTTTATGGTGAGACAGATCCGGAGTTCTTTGGAGGACCTATCAAGATCGCAGGTGCTGCGGGAGATCAGCAGGCAGCTCTTTTTGGACAGACCTGTTTTAATGAGGGTGATGCCAAGAATACCTATGGAACAGGCTGTTTCATGCTGATGAATACAGGCGATAAGCCAATTTATTCCAAGAATGACCTTCTTACAACAATCGCATGGGGAATTGAAGGTAAGGTTACATATGCTCTTGAAGGCTCAGTATATGTGGCAGGAGCAGCAATTCAGTGGCTCAGAGATGAACTGAGGGTAATAGATTCAGCTCCGGACTCAGAGTATTTTGCAACAAGAGTTAATGATACAAACGGCTGCTACGTGGTTCCGGCATTTACAGGACTTGGCGCTCCATATTGGGATCCATATGCAAGAGGAGCTATTGTTGGCCTTACACGCGGCGTCAACAAATACCACATAATAAGAGCAACACTGGAGTCTCTGGCGTTCCAAACCTATGATGTTCTTCATGCTATGGAGCTCGATACAGGTAAGAAGATCACTTCACTTCGAGTAGATGGCGGAGCTTCCAAGAATAACTTCCTGATGCAGTTCCAGTCAGACATCATAAATACTAATGTTATCAGACCAAGCTGTGTTGAAACTACCGCTCTTGGTGCAGCCTATCTTGCCGGCTATGCGGTTGGCTTCTGGAAGGACAGGGATGATGTATGCAGCAACTGGTCAATAGAGAAAACTTTTGCTTCTCAGATGTCTTCTGAGGAGAGAGAAAAAGAGCTTAAGGGATGGCAGCAGGCTGTAGCATCAACCAGAGGATGGGCCAAGGAAGTCTGA
- a CDS encoding glycerol-3-phosphate responsive antiterminator translates to MDNREFISRIEQTPIIAAVKDHEGLETALGEDVEIIFVLYGDVCTISEIVDEIKAAGKVAMVHIDLITGLNNSRDVCVDFIKNNTQADGIITTKSNLIPHAKELGLSTVLRYFILDSMALTNIEKQSRTSGVKPDCIEFLPGIVTPKMIRKINKVSRVPIIAGGLISDKEDVMNALDAGAIAISSTNEEVWGL, encoded by the coding sequence ATGGATAACAGAGAATTTATATCAAGGATAGAACAAACACCAATAATAGCAGCGGTTAAGGACCATGAGGGACTTGAGACAGCACTTGGAGAGGATGTAGAGATCATCTTCGTGTTATACGGAGATGTCTGTACAATTTCAGAGATAGTTGACGAGATTAAAGCCGCAGGCAAAGTGGCAATGGTCCACATAGATCTGATAACAGGACTTAATAATTCAAGAGATGTTTGCGTAGACTTCATCAAGAACAACACGCAGGCAGATGGGATCATTACTACCAAAAGCAATCTCATTCCCCATGCCAAGGAGCTGGGACTTAGCACTGTCCTGAGATATTTTATTTTGGACAGCATGGCACTTACAAATATTGAGAAACAGTCAAGGACATCAGGCGTTAAGCCGGATTGTATCGAGTTTCTTCCCGGAATTGTTACACCCAAGATGATCAGGAAGATCAACAAGGTCAGCAGAGTTCCGATTATAGCCGGGGGACTTATCTCAGATAAGGAAGATGTTATGAACGCCCTTGATGCAGGGGCGATTGCCATTTCTTCTACCAATGAAGAAGTGTGGGGACTATAA
- a CDS encoding carboxylesterase/lipase family protein, translating into MVLYYICIILIGALYIAFLELSKNLIVGWSIGILATIAMLVYRSVFYKKKKGADKLWPAFVIFAAVLVLNYVITSPPIKRVPAVANKNPDVTEVMTIPQGQLTGVYNEDHSVRVYAGIPYAKAPVGELRFKEPQAPENWEGVKTFDHFGPMAMQSRGSVWFDSLSHILGWHDYQVKFGDEYIEDMSEDCLYLNVFTPEKERDELLPVIFYVHGGSLTTGDPSYTEYRGETLAKKGVVFVDFAYRLNVFGYYAAEDLAAESPNGTTGDYGLLDQIAALKWVYDNVEYFGGDKNKITIAGESAGASSVNALCVSPLTKGLFRYAIAESSGIVPKEPFHTFRYFEDAITAGNNVREEFGVTSSEELRNIPASELVKAKTQNSSMTIDGYAITEQPYLTYEKGENHEQALLNGFNAKEADAFLLNTEATIDNYADLLAEDLPGYAEELAKVVPPTLPQRDQKFIIDAGGEAKGALNVAYSAMWFSYSHYVWNNYMIKQERPAYEYYFTKTNDILSNYHAGELPYAYGNLWRHPGLYDEDDYRLSEIMQSYWVNFAYTGDPNGFLLDDFGEPTSELLPAWEKRTESQDKLLQLDTEVKMVDDPNMEIYKVIDKFMDSRVSE; encoded by the coding sequence GTGGTCTTATACTATATATGCATAATACTTATAGGAGCTTTATATATAGCTTTTCTAGAGCTGTCCAAAAACCTGATAGTTGGCTGGAGTATCGGAATATTAGCTACTATTGCTATGCTTGTATATAGAAGCGTATTTTATAAAAAGAAAAAGGGTGCAGACAAGCTTTGGCCTGCATTTGTGATTTTTGCAGCGGTACTTGTTTTAAACTATGTGATCACAAGTCCGCCAATCAAGAGAGTTCCTGCTGTAGCAAACAAAAATCCTGATGTTACAGAGGTTATGACAATTCCTCAGGGACAACTTACGGGAGTATACAATGAAGACCATTCAGTCAGAGTATATGCCGGTATTCCTTATGCCAAGGCGCCGGTAGGAGAGCTTAGGTTCAAGGAACCTCAGGCTCCTGAAAACTGGGAGGGAGTTAAGACCTTTGATCATTTTGGACCAATGGCTATGCAGTCAAGAGGTTCTGTCTGGTTTGACTCTCTTTCACACATCCTTGGATGGCATGATTATCAGGTCAAGTTTGGTGATGAGTATATTGAGGATATGAGTGAAGACTGCCTGTATCTCAATGTTTTTACTCCCGAAAAAGAAAGGGATGAACTTCTTCCTGTTATCTTCTATGTTCATGGAGGATCTCTTACTACAGGAGACCCCTCATACACTGAATACAGAGGAGAGACACTTGCCAAAAAAGGCGTGGTGTTCGTTGACTTTGCATACAGATTAAATGTCTTTGGATATTATGCAGCTGAAGATCTTGCGGCAGAATCTCCTAACGGAACTACCGGTGATTATGGCCTTCTTGATCAGATTGCAGCTCTTAAGTGGGTATATGACAACGTCGAGTACTTTGGAGGAGATAAAAACAAGATCACTATAGCCGGAGAGTCGGCAGGTGCTTCAAGTGTAAATGCTCTTTGCGTTTCTCCCCTTACAAAAGGCCTGTTTAGATATGCCATAGCAGAGTCAAGCGGTATCGTGCCAAAAGAGCCTTTCCATACTTTCAGATATTTTGAGGACGCAATTACAGCCGGTAATAATGTAAGAGAAGAGTTCGGAGTAACTTCTTCAGAAGAACTTAGAAATATACCGGCTTCTGAACTTGTTAAGGCTAAAACACAGAATTCTTCTATGACTATAGATGGATATGCTATTACTGAGCAGCCTTACCTTACATATGAAAAAGGTGAGAATCATGAGCAGGCTCTTCTAAACGGATTTAACGCAAAAGAGGCAGATGCATTTCTTTTAAATACAGAAGCTACAATTGATAACTATGCTGATCTTCTTGCAGAAGACTTACCGGGGTATGCCGAGGAACTCGCAAAGGTTGTTCCTCCAACACTTCCCCAGAGAGATCAGAAGTTTATTATCGATGCAGGTGGTGAAGCCAAGGGTGCTCTTAATGTTGCATACAGCGCTATGTGGTTTAGCTATTCGCACTATGTATGGAACAACTACATGATCAAGCAGGAGAGACCGGCCTATGAGTATTATTTCACCAAGACAAATGATATTTTGTCTAATTACCATGCCGGTGAGCTTCCATATGCCTATGGAAACCTTTGGAGACATCCGGGACTTTATGATGAAGATGACTACAGGCTTTCTGAGATAATGCAGAGCTATTGGGTCAACTTTGCATACACAGGAGATCCAAACGGATTTCTTTTAGATGACTTTGGAGAGCCGACTTCAGAGCTTCTTCCTGCCTGGGAAAAGAGAACAGAAAGTCAGGATAAGCTATTGCAGCTTGATACAGAAGTTAAGATGGTTGATGATCCTAATATGGAAATCTATAAAGTGATCGATAAGTTTATGGACAGCAGAGTATCTGAATAA
- a CDS encoding pectin acetylesterase-family hydrolase encodes MSLKDRINKNNFKKGIVFASKVGDFVENKIGKAIEESSFKAEDLPDKPEKMTWYKVPLERGLSGDGSEYHIYVKIADPDKLCVFLSGGGVAYNEYTAARPVTGGKVAAGLPNYYWNNLRPFTQIMNINVGITDIFTDKNPFRDWSFVVITYATGDFHVGNNDYPYVGEDGQDNVLHFHGYVNFLESMKVSKSLFPNPGTLLIAGNSAGAFAVPALAGEIVDDYYPKARNITLFSDSGLLLYKNWRKTARNIWMTKDSTWKAIHGDNITLDWYKDLYARYGDRFRYLYSSSIYDYLLSAYYNDIINKKYKTDQDVQLEYYKQLQTMVKELKDITPQFGMFINDWKIPLITMGGTVHTSVREPHFLLFTENGITMAKWLIDACEGKVYDVGMDLLR; translated from the coding sequence ATGAGTCTTAAAGACAGAATCAATAAAAACAACTTCAAAAAAGGCATTGTCTTTGCGTCCAAGGTTGGAGACTTTGTTGAGAACAAGATTGGCAAAGCCATTGAAGAGAGCTCTTTTAAGGCGGAAGACCTTCCTGATAAACCTGAGAAGATGACCTGGTATAAGGTTCCTCTTGAAAGAGGACTTTCAGGAGACGGCTCCGAGTATCATATATATGTTAAAATTGCAGATCCGGACAAGCTCTGCGTCTTTTTATCAGGAGGGGGAGTTGCCTACAACGAGTATACTGCCGCCAGACCTGTTACAGGCGGAAAAGTAGCGGCAGGCCTTCCTAACTACTACTGGAATAATCTAAGGCCATTTACCCAGATCATGAATATAAACGTGGGAATAACGGATATATTCACGGATAAAAACCCCTTCAGGGATTGGAGCTTTGTGGTCATAACTTATGCAACAGGGGATTTCCATGTTGGCAATAATGATTATCCCTATGTTGGAGAAGATGGTCAGGATAATGTCCTTCATTTTCACGGATACGTCAATTTCCTTGAGAGTATGAAGGTTTCTAAATCTCTTTTCCCTAATCCCGGAACATTGCTGATAGCCGGTAATTCCGCCGGTGCCTTTGCTGTACCTGCTCTTGCCGGTGAGATTGTTGATGATTATTATCCCAAGGCCAGAAATATAACTCTTTTCTCTGATAGCGGATTGCTGCTATACAAGAACTGGCGCAAGACTGCCAGGAATATCTGGATGACTAAGGATTCAACCTGGAAGGCTATCCATGGGGACAATATCACGTTGGACTGGTATAAAGATCTCTATGCCAGATATGGAGACAGGTTCAGATATCTGTATTCGAGCTCAATATATGATTATCTGCTAAGTGCCTATTATAACGACATAATCAACAAGAAGTACAAGACTGATCAGGATGTTCAGCTAGAGTATTATAAACAGCTTCAGACTATGGTAAAAGAGCTCAAGGATATAACTCCACAGTTTGGCATGTTCATAAATGACTGGAAGATACCACTTATAACAATGGGTGGAACTGTTCACACAAGTGTGAGAGAACCGCATTTTCTGCTTTTTACGGAAAATGGTATCACTATGGCGAAATGGCTCATTGATGCCTGCGAGGGAAAGGTCTACGATGTTGGAATGGATCTTCTGAGATAG
- a CDS encoding DUF6320 domain-containing protein has product MQYCPKCKVQIRGRKACCPLCQGQLKQVDGEPEAPFPTLKKKKVSSITLFKLATFIFIASEIVFGTVNYQTDNKYPFIGITMLGLLVAWITFVTTLYLRNNLIKVITFEVIVAIVVDVYVDFHTGYHGWSVMWMVPSTLLGLAIATVITAKVLKLRLDEYILYLVLDLVMALLQIVFIKMGRNFFTWPAVIVIMIYMILIAGLVIFRFRDLKRASEKMFNM; this is encoded by the coding sequence ATGCAGTATTGTCCTAAATGTAAAGTACAGATAAGAGGGCGTAAGGCCTGCTGTCCGTTATGCCAGGGACAGCTTAAACAGGTGGATGGCGAGCCGGAGGCTCCATTTCCTACCTTGAAAAAGAAAAAGGTTAGTAGCATTACCTTGTTTAAACTTGCTACTTTTATTTTTATTGCTTCTGAGATTGTTTTTGGAACAGTAAATTATCAGACGGATAATAAGTATCCTTTTATAGGAATTACTATGCTGGGACTATTGGTTGCGTGGATCACATTTGTGACTACCCTGTATCTGAGAAACAATCTTATTAAGGTCATAACCTTTGAGGTGATCGTTGCAATTGTAGTTGACGTGTATGTTGATTTTCATACCGGCTACCATGGCTGGAGCGTAATGTGGATGGTTCCAAGCACGCTTTTGGGGCTTGCGATAGCCACTGTCATAACAGCCAAAGTACTCAAATTAAGGCTTGATGAGTATATTCTGTATCTGGTACTGGATCTTGTAATGGCACTCTTACAGATTGTATTTATCAAGATGGGCCGTAATTTCTTTACCTGGCCTGCGGTTATCGTGATCATGATCTACATGATACTGATAGCAGGACTTGTTATTTTCAGGTTCAGAGACCTAAAGAGGGCATCTGAGAAGATGTTCAATATGTGA